A region from the Triticum aestivum cultivar Chinese Spring chromosome 3D, IWGSC CS RefSeq v2.1, whole genome shotgun sequence genome encodes:
- the LOC123079922 gene encoding amidophosphoribosyltransferase, chloroplastic — protein MAAAAAATAAPPATPSSRPLRMPPAPSTVHPQLRCHAGPSPSLLALRHRAARAAPARALLDKATPFNFGDGEEDDGDDHPREECGVFGVVGDPEASSLCYLGLQKLQHRGEEGAGICAAGDDGKLKSVTGLGLVSDVFRDPAHLGSLPGKAAIGHVRYSTSGGQAQLCNVQPFLAGYRFGQLAVAHNGNLVNYLPLRHKLEAQGSIFNNSSDTEVILHLIATSLSRPLLARICDACERLQGAYSLLFLTADKLFAVRDPFGFRPLVMGRRPNGAVVFASETCALDLIDAVYEREVEPGEVIVVDRRDMSVSSACLVPHRPRKSCVFEHIYFALPNSIVFGHAVHERRTAYGRALAEESPAPTADVVIPVPDSGFYAALGFAQASGLEFQQGLIRSHYTGRSFIQPTQAIRDLAVKLKLAPVRGVITGKSVVVVDDSIVRGTTSSKIVRLLRDAGAREVHMRISSPPVVGRCHYGIDTPDEKELISNRLDVEGVREMIGCDSLGFLTLDKLHSIYGDEADELCDACFSRNYPVPMPDKVPAMASADDED, from the coding sequence atggccgccgccgccgccgccaccgccgccccgcccgccacgCCCTCCTCCCGTCCCCTCCGCATGCCTCCCGCGCCGTCCACCGTCCATCCACAGCTCAGGTGCCATGCCGGCCCCAGCCCCTCGCTCCTCGCGctgcgccaccgcgccgcccgcgccgcgccggcccGGGCCCTGCTCGACAAGGCCACGCCCTTCAACttcggcgacggcgaggaggacgacggcgacgaccaccCCCGCGAGGAGTGCGGCGTGTTCGGCGTCGTGGGGGACCCGGAGGCGTCGTCGCTCTGCTATCTCGGCCTGCAGAAGCTGCAGCACCGCGGGGAGGAGGGCGCCGGCATCTGCGCCGCCGGGGACGACGGCAAGCTCAAGTCCGTGACGGGGCTGGGGCTCGTCAGCGACGTGTTCCGGGACCCGGCGCACCTCGGGAGCCTCCCCGGGAAGGCCGCCATCGGCCACGTCCGCTACTCCACCTCCGGCGGCCAGGCCCAGCTGTGCAACGTGCAGCCGTTCCTCGCCGGGTACCGGTTCGGGCAGCTCGCAGTGGCGCACAACGGCAACCTGGTGAACTACCTGCCGCTGCGCCACAAGCTGGAGGCGCAGGGCTCCATCTTCAACAACTCGTCGGACACGGAGGTCATCCTCCACCTCATCGCCACGTCGCTCTCgcgcccgctgctcgcccgcatctGCGACGCATGCGAGCGCCTCCAGGGCGCCTACTCGCTGCTGTTCCTCACGGCCGACAAGCTCTTCGCCGTGCGCGACCCCTTCGGCTTCCGCCCGCTGGTCATGGGCCGCCGCCCCAACGGCGCCGTCGTGTTCGCGTCGGAGACCTGCGCGCTCGACCTCATCGACGCCGTGTACGAGCGGGAGGTGGAGCCCGGGGAGGTGATCGTCGTGGACCGCCGGGACATGTCCGTGTCCTCTGCCTGCCTCGTCCCGCACCGCCCGCGCAAGTCGTGCGTGTTCGAGCACATCTACTTCGCGCTGCCCAACTCTATCGTGTTCGGGCACGCAGTGCACGAGCGGCGCACCGCCTACGGCCGCGCGCTGGCCGAGGAGTCCCCGGCCCCCACCGCCGACGTGGTCATCCCCGTGCCGGACTCTGGCTTCTACGCGGCGCTCGGCTTCGCACAGGCCTCGGGGCTCGAGTTCCAGCAGGGGCTCATCCGGTCGCATTACACGGGCCGCAGCTTCATCCAGCCGACGCAGGCCATCCGCGACCTCGCCGTGAAGCTCAAGCTCGCGCCCGTGCGGGGCGTCATCACGGGCAAGAGCGTGGTGGTCGTGGACGACTCGATCGTGCGCGGCACCACGTCGAGCAAGATCGTGCGCCTGCTCCGCGACGCCGGGGCGCGCGAGGTGCACATGCGCATCTCCAGCCCCCCGGTGGTCGGCCGGTGCCACTACGGCATCGACACGCCCGACGAGAAGGAGCTGATATCCAACAGGCTGGACGTCGAGGGCGTGCGCGAGATGATCGGCTGCGACTCGCTCGGCTTCCTGACGCTGGACAAGCTCCACAGCATCTACGGCGACGAGGCGGACGAGCTCTGCGACGCCTGCTTCTCGCGGAACTACCCGGTGCCTATGCCGGACAAGGTGCCGGCGATGGCATCCGCCGACGATGAAGACTGA